TCATTCAGCACAAGCCTCAGACCTGCACCATAGCCGAAATGGATGTTATCACGCGATTGGTCAAAATAATCCGAATAGGTTTCGGTGGAAGGCAATTTCAGCTTATCGATGTCTCTGTATTGAACAACCTGGCCCATATCACCGAACGCATTGACAGCAATATAAAAGTTTTGTTTCAGCAGGGTCGTCTTGATGATCTTATAGCGGAGTTCAACATTAGCCATAACGGTTCCATCGCCTACAACGCGGTCTCGTTTTATGCCCCTTAATGATTTTGCGCCCCCTAAACCATCATTATTGGTTGCGGTCGAAAAAGAACTCATCAGGAGTGGTTCGATATAAAACGGGGCTTTGCCTCCAATTGTTCCCTGATATGACAAACGATATGCAAGAGTCATTTTATCCTTTATCAGTGGAATGTAATGCCTATGCGTAATGGCCAGCCTGGTAAAAGCGAATTCACTGTTACCGATGAAAGATGGCGCGGTCATTATGACGACCTCTTCCCACACGCCCCTGTTTGGTGCAGGTTCATTATCGCGTGTGTCATAAATCAGTCCGCCCTTCAGGAAAATGGTCTGGCCGCCATCTTTCTCCTTCTCGTCAATAAAACCCCACTGCACATACTTATCATAAAGCAGGGTTGTATCTGGCAATTTTTCATCTTCTGATTTCCCCTTATTCAGATTGCCGATATCCACAGTGTCCACTTTAAAATTATAATAGGAAATACCTCCAAGCCAGCGGAAACGTTGCGATGTAATACGGCCCTGAAAATCGAGCAAAGCTCGCAGCTGCTTTCTTTCATGCTTATAATAAACCCGGGAGATGTAATCAGGGGAATCGTCATTTTCAAAATCATGAATGTACGCCGCCTCATACCCATTAAATCCAAAAAAATCGAGCGCTTTTTCAGTCAGATAAGATAAATCGACTGTCATGCGGATATGTTTTGGCAATAATGTTTTCGTATCATAGAATATCTGGTTCACGCCGGTGCCTTTTGTAAACCGCGACCATTCCACATAGATCATGTGCCTGTAATCCGGATAATTTGAACCATCACCGAAGTCATTCAACTGTCCTAAAACACCATATTGAAATCCCAGGTCAGCATCATAGGCCACGACCGGCAGGGCTCCCAGTTTCCAGCCTTTTTTTACGACCTGCTTTGAGCTATCCTGTTGCGAAAATCCCGATAAACAAATGATCAGGAGAAAAAACAAAATGAGAGTAATTTTACTTTTCATAATCAAAGGTTTTATAGTGTATATGAACTGTATGTCGGTCATTTAAACCACGATTGAACATCCTCAATCCGCAGGGCTGGTATTTCCAATTTGAGCTTTTTCCGGAGCCCGCCAAGATCGTTGATCAGCTTATTGGGATGGGCCTTTTTCAATGCGTCAACTGTGGTATATCCTGCCTTACGGATCACAGGTATCCATGCTTCAGCCACACCCAGTGCTTTAAAATCTTCATCGGATGAAAACCTTTCCCTTTGCTCCGGCCGCATCTGTGGGAAAAACAACACATCCTGTATGGAGGGCTGATTGGCCATGATCATGGTCAGGCGGTCAATGCCGATACCGATGCCGGCTGTTGGCGGCATACCAAATTCAAGAGCTTTCAGGAAGTCTTCATCCAGGACCATTGATTCCTGATCACCGCGCCGTCCCAGTTCGAGCTGTTCTTCAAAGCGCCGGCGCTGGTCCAGCGGATCATTCAGCTCCGAAAATGCGTTGCATATCTCCTTCCCATTACATATTGCCTCAAAACGTTCGACAAGACCAGGTTTGGACCGGTGCTTTTTAGCCAGCGGTGACATCTCCACAGGATAATCCATAATGAATGTGGGCTGGATCAGATGTGGCTCGCATTTCTCACCAAAAATCAGATCGATCAGCTTCCCCTTACCCATTGTCGCGTCGACTTCTATACCGAATTTCCCCGCTGTCATCACCAGTTCCTGCTCATCCATCTGCGATATGTCCATACCAGTATATTCCCTGATGACCTCAAACATGGTGTATCTTTTCCAGGGTCTTTTAAAATCGATGGTCTTATCGCCAACTTTTATGCTAGTCTGGCCATGGATATCCAGAGTTATCTTTTCGATCATTTCCTCAACCAAGTTCATCATCCACTCATAGTCTTTATAAGCAACATACAACTCCATCTGTGTGAATTCAGGATTATGGAACCGGTCCATACCTTCATTACGAAAATCTTTTGCAAACTCATACACGCCATCATAACCACCGATAATGAGCCTTTTCAGATATAATTCGTTAGCAATGCGCAGATAAAGGGATATATCCAGTGTGTTATGGTAAGTTTTGAAAGGACGTGCTGCTGCACCACCATATAAAGGCTGTAGGACGGGCGTTTCAACCTCCAGATAATTCCTGTTATCCAGGAATGACCGCATGGAATTGATAAGCTTTGACCGGAGGACAAACACCTCTTTTATATGCGGATTAACGATAAGATCCACGTACCGTTGGCGGTAACGCTGTTCAGGATCCGTATACGCGTCAAAAACCTTATCATCCTTTTCTTTGACAATAGGTAGTGGCCTCAGCGATTTTGACAGAATCTTGAATTCTCTCACATGGATGGTGATTTCACCCATTTGTGTGATAAAGACATAACCTTTCACCCCGATGATATCGCCGATATCCAATAACCTTTTAAATACCGTGTTGTAAAGTGTTTTATTGTCACCGGGGCAGACGTCATCGCGTCTGACATAAAATTGTATCCGGCCCGAAGCATCCTGCAATTCAGCAAACGAAGCCGCACCCATGATCCGTCGTTTCATTATCCGGCCTGCTATGCTGACATCCTGGTAAAGCGTATTATTCCCGGGGAAATTATCCAGTATCTCTTTTGCCCTGACATTTACCTCAAAGATCTCAGCAGGATAAGGATCTATGCCCAGTTGATATAATTCCTGCAATGCATTTCTCCGGACGACTTCCTGGTCACCAAGTTCCTGTGCCATATCTGTTTGTTTTTACAAAGATAGGAAATTGATTGTATTCTGACTTTGCATATCCGGGCGACATAGAAAGTCTTTTTCTATTTTATTTACTTTTGCTTTGCAATTATGAAATGGCAATAGATAACTCTATAGGACCTATAATGCGCAAACCAGGCTGGCTCAAGACCAGGCTTCCCCAAGGGAAGAATTATGTTCATGTTAAAGACATTGTCAAAGCTCATAAACTCCATACCATCTGCGAAAGCGGCCATTGTCCGAATATTGGTGAATGCTGGGGCAGAGGTACGGCCACGTTCATGATCCTGGGAGACATCTGTACACGCTCCTGTAAGTTTTGCAATACCAAAACCGGTAAACCTATACCGGTAGACCGGAACGAGCCAATACAGGTCGCTCTATCCGTAAAACTTATGAACCTCAAGCATTGTGTGCTCACTTCGGTCGACAGGGATGATCTTAAAGATGGCGGCTCACTGCTATGGTCAGAAACGATCCGGGAGATAAAAAAAATAAATCCGGCCACAACCATTGAAACGCTGATACCAGATTTTAATGGAGTTTGTCAGGATGTAAGGCGAATTATTGATGCCGGCCCTGATGTCATATCGCATAACCTGGAGACTATACGGCGGCTGACTCCACTTGTTCGCAGTAAAGCACAATACGATATCAGCCTGCAGGTCATCCGGTATATTTCCGATGCAGGAATAGTCAGTAAATCAGGAATAATGGCCGGATTAGGCGAAACAGAAGAAGAAGTGTATGACACCATGGATGATCTGATTGCAGCCGGATGTCAGATCTTCACAATAGGACAGTATCTTCGTCCGACCGTTAAACATCTGCCGGTGGTTGAATATATTGATCCGGAACAATTTGACAGATATCGGACAACCGGTCTGGATAAAGGCTTCCGTTTTGTGGAAAGCCATCCGCTGGTGCGATCGTCTTATCAGGCGGAAAGACACGTTAAATAAAATTTGTATCTCGCAGAATGTAGGGTCGCAGGTCCCAGGTCGCAAGTTGCAGGTTGAGCGAAGCGAAGCTGAGCGAAATCCCGATGAAGTCGGGATTACAGGTTGTTTTTTTGGGGTTATATAATATTTTCATTTCCATGGTGAATCAAAAAATTATATATAAGGATCTGGGTTTGATTGACTTTCGGGAAGCATGGATCTACCAGGAAAAACTATTTAATGAGATTCTTTCCATCAAAGAACGGAACCTGAAAAAACCGGCCGGGGAGCAGGAACTTACTCCCAACTACCTGTTATTCTGCGAGCATCCTCATGTGTATACCCTGGGTAAAAGCGGCTCAGAAGCTAATCTGCTGGTCTCTCCTGACGATCTGAAGATACAAGGCGTTGCATTGTACAGGATTAACCGTGGCGGTGACATAACATACCATGGCCCCGGTCAGATTGTCGGTTATCCCATCATTGACATGGATAATTTTAAACTGTCGGTGAAGCGGTACATTTTTAATCTGGAAGAGGCGATTGTCCTGACACTAAAAGAATTAGGCATCACGGCCGGCCGTCTTGACGGAGCGACCGGTGTATGGCTCGATGCCGGCATTCCGCATAAAGCCCGTAAGATCTGCGCCATCGGCGTAAGAACCTCACACTGGGTCACCATGCATGGATTTGCATTTAATGTGAATACCGATCTCAATTATTTCAACTCCATTAATCCTTGCGGATTCACTGACAAAGCAGTGACATCCCTGGAAAAAGAAAAAAGACACCGGATGGATACCGAAAACGTAAAAGCGATCCTTGTTGACAATATTTGCAGGGTTTTCGGAATGGATTTACTTCAATGAACAATGAACAATGATCATGGTTGTTCACTGTTGGGTGTTCGATATTGGCTATTGAACTCAGCCCCTGAGAATAGCCAACATCCAATATCCAAATCCAACGTCAATGTTTAATTTCCAATGACAATGACAAGGTTGAATGGAGTCAATTCATTAAAAGACTGTACATAGCACCTAACAGCTTGAAGCTTGTAGCTTGCAGCTAATTTACCATTCTAATTGATTATTGACATTCCTTGGTGAGTGTTCGATATTGGATATTAATCCGTCTCCTCTCATTTTACAATTATCATTTTATACTTGCATTTGATATATTCTTGTTCTATATTTATAGGGTGAAAAAGGGAATTCTGATCATTTTCATTCTTTTAGTGTCCGGGAAATTCGCTTGGAGTCAGTTTGACAGTAGGATTCTGTGTGAATTTGCCCCTGATCCTCTCGTCATCGAGGAGGACGAGACCTGGGTCGACAACAAACGCCTGTCGAACAGTGTTATCATAGAGGAAGGAGCTACTCTGACTATTAAAAGCCGGGTAGCTTTTCCCGAAGATGCGAATATCGTTGTTTTACGTGGTGCCAGGCTGGTTGTCGATGGCGGCACACTGACCAATTCATGCCAGGGCATGTGGCAGGGTGTACAAGTGTACGGTACAAATAATCAGCCCCAATTACCCACTTACCAGGGAATCGTATTATTAAAGAACGGCGGCACCATTGAGCATGCCGAGTGCGGCATTAGAGCCTACAAGACTGATCCTGATGGACATGGAGGATACAGAATTGATATGGCCTATACAGGCGGAATTGTTGTTGCCAATGATGCATATTTTATCGACAATGGCACATGTGTTGAGTTTTTGAGATATGACCGTGAAAGCTCCAGCGGTTTCAAAGACTGTCGGTTTATTACAAACGGTATTCTGCCTGATAACGTTGAACCCGATTACTTTGTAAAAATGACTGAAGTCACAGGCATCTTTTTTATCCGGTGCACTTTTGAAAATGCCAGTGAATATGATTTTTACGGGAAAGGCATATACAGCCTGAGTTCGACCTATTTAGTCAATTATGGATGTACCAGTCTTACTGTCCCGTGCCCTTCTTATGAAAACAGTAAATTTATAAAATTAAAGCGCGGCATTTATGCCACAGATTACAGCACAAACAAATATGTGGATGTGCGTCATACCGATTTTATAAACACACAGCGGGGAATATATATAAGTGGCGTTGTCGGTGCCAGGATAACATCCAACAATTTTGAACTTCCGCTTAAAGGAGCATATGAAACCTATGGCTTATATCTGAACGAGTCGAGAGGTTATCATGTAGAAGATAATGAATTTTTTCATAACGGAGATGGACTTGGATATTACGGAATCTATGCCAGGAATTCCGGTACTGTTTATAATAGTATATATAATAATATTTTTGATAATTTGAGATTTGGTATAGTGCCTTATGGGATTAACCGTAATGGTAATTATGAGGGCTTATGTATCAAATGCAATGATTTTTCCAATAATGAAAATGATATTCTTGTTACCAAAGATGATAATCACATTGGTCCAAATTATGGCATAGCTTACCACCAGGGTTACCGGATTCCTAATGATACGGCTCCTGCCGGAAATACCTTCTCCGATCCACCAATAGGATTAAATATTATTAACAGCGAAGATTGTAATTACTTTGAATATGTTTATCATGATAATCATCCGATTGATGTTGAAGTGTACCCTGATCCTGTTCAAGGAAATCTGGATAGATTTTTAAATGTTGGAACTAATTACAACAAAGACTTCAGT
Above is a genomic segment from Bacteroidota bacterium containing:
- the lysS gene encoding lysine--tRNA ligase, which produces MAQELGDQEVVRRNALQELYQLGIDPYPAEIFEVNVRAKEILDNFPGNNTLYQDVSIAGRIMKRRIMGAASFAELQDASGRIQFYVRRDDVCPGDNKTLYNTVFKRLLDIGDIIGVKGYVFITQMGEITIHVREFKILSKSLRPLPIVKEKDDKVFDAYTDPEQRYRQRYVDLIVNPHIKEVFVLRSKLINSMRSFLDNRNYLEVETPVLQPLYGGAAARPFKTYHNTLDISLYLRIANELYLKRLIIGGYDGVYEFAKDFRNEGMDRFHNPEFTQMELYVAYKDYEWMMNLVEEMIEKITLDIHGQTSIKVGDKTIDFKRPWKRYTMFEVIREYTGMDISQMDEQELVMTAGKFGIEVDATMGKGKLIDLIFGEKCEPHLIQPTFIMDYPVEMSPLAKKHRSKPGLVERFEAICNGKEICNAFSELNDPLDQRRRFEEQLELGRRGDQESMVLDEDFLKALEFGMPPTAGIGIGIDRLTMIMANQPSIQDVLFFPQMRPEQRERFSSDEDFKALGVAEAWIPVIRKAGYTTVDALKKAHPNKLINDLGGLRKKLKLEIPALRIEDVQSWFK
- a CDS encoding BamA/TamA family outer membrane protein, giving the protein MKSKITLILFFLLIICLSGFSQQDSSKQVVKKGWKLGALPVVAYDADLGFQYGVLGQLNDFGDGSNYPDYRHMIYVEWSRFTKGTGVNQIFYDTKTLLPKHIRMTVDLSYLTEKALDFFGFNGYEAAYIHDFENDDSPDYISRVYYKHERKQLRALLDFQGRITSQRFRWLGGISYYNFKVDTVDIGNLNKGKSEDEKLPDTTLLYDKYVQWGFIDEKEKDGGQTIFLKGGLIYDTRDNEPAPNRGVWEEVVIMTAPSFIGNSEFAFTRLAITHRHYIPLIKDKMTLAYRLSYQGTIGGKAPFYIEPLLMSSFSTATNNDGLGGAKSLRGIKRDRVVGDGTVMANVELRYKIIKTTLLKQNFYIAVNAFGDMGQVVQYRDIDKLKLPSTETYSDYFDQSRDNIHFGYGAGLRLVLNDNFILAIDYGFASDSRDGTSGLYINIGNLY
- the lipA gene encoding lipoyl synthase; its protein translation is MGPIMRKPGWLKTRLPQGKNYVHVKDIVKAHKLHTICESGHCPNIGECWGRGTATFMILGDICTRSCKFCNTKTGKPIPVDRNEPIQVALSVKLMNLKHCVLTSVDRDDLKDGGSLLWSETIREIKKINPATTIETLIPDFNGVCQDVRRIIDAGPDVISHNLETIRRLTPLVRSKAQYDISLQVIRYISDAGIVSKSGIMAGLGETEEEVYDTMDDLIAAGCQIFTIGQYLRPTVKHLPVVEYIDPEQFDRYRTTGLDKGFRFVESHPLVRSSYQAERHVK
- the lipB gene encoding lipoyl(octanoyl) transferase LipB, with protein sequence MVNQKIIYKDLGLIDFREAWIYQEKLFNEILSIKERNLKKPAGEQELTPNYLLFCEHPHVYTLGKSGSEANLLVSPDDLKIQGVALYRINRGGDITYHGPGQIVGYPIIDMDNFKLSVKRYIFNLEEAIVLTLKELGITAGRLDGATGVWLDAGIPHKARKICAIGVRTSHWVTMHGFAFNVNTDLNYFNSINPCGFTDKAVTSLEKEKRHRMDTENVKAILVDNICRVFGMDLLQ
- a CDS encoding T9SS type A sorting domain-containing protein, which codes for MKKGILIIFILLVSGKFAWSQFDSRILCEFAPDPLVIEEDETWVDNKRLSNSVIIEEGATLTIKSRVAFPEDANIVVLRGARLVVDGGTLTNSCQGMWQGVQVYGTNNQPQLPTYQGIVLLKNGGTIEHAECGIRAYKTDPDGHGGYRIDMAYTGGIVVANDAYFIDNGTCVEFLRYDRESSSGFKDCRFITNGILPDNVEPDYFVKMTEVTGIFFIRCTFENASEYDFYGKGIYSLSSTYLVNYGCTSLTVPCPSYENSKFIKLKRGIYATDYSTNKYVDVRHTDFINTQRGIYISGVVGARITSNNFELPLKGAYETYGLYLNESRGYHVEDNEFFHNGDGLGYYGIYARNSGTVYNSIYNNIFDNLRFGIVPYGINRNGNYEGLCIKCNDFSNNENDILVTKDDNHIGPNYGIAYHQGYRIPNDTAPAGNTFSDPPIGLNIINSEDCNYFEYVYHDNHPIDVEVYPDPVQGNLDRFLNVGTNYNKDFSCPSKLESGGGSGSKENLEQSESEIEVKETELATLVDGGDTEEMTFMVQTSFPDEAQQLTEELLGESPYLSDTVMKSAIYKEEVLPNAMVRDVLVANPQSAKSQEILGALDERFVPVPDYMMAEIMQGRNIIGSKEALEAELAKWKQERSKAFNDLFLFYRNDTINNYAKDSLIALLTNEPVLSAKYSLASVYLSQKDTTLMNDVINDIPLSFTLDDDEQLEYENYHILFDILKQLQADTMSIFDMDSVAIESLLNIYENDHVLPGVYARNILIALGKIQYNEPFNIPDSLKSSFFKDYDLIKNKADDHNKSLLKAFLNPAGDFIIIEFAANGNSVDIIFKITDANGRLILKKHSDKMKDQVIIYTKNWKQGIYLVQMISDGKVENTTKFILLR